The segment GCCTGAGCCATTTGATTTATCTATATATGCTTGAAATTCCTGATTGACTATACTTTTAATCATACCGAAAAGCCTTTGAATATTAGATTTTCCGGCACCGTTGGCTCCAATTAGCACATTCACTTGTTTTATTGGCAGATCTAACGTCCTAAAGGATTTGTAATTCGTTGCGATAATTCTTTCGAGAATTATACTTGACATATCGATCCCTCTTATGAATGCATAATATTATAGCACCAAATATATTAAAACAAGTTGGTTAAATAGGACATAACATTTATTAAACTATCTCAGTGTAATTCATGTAAAACATCTTAAACATAATCTATTGAAAATAATTATATAGATATTTTTTGCACATGTATTATTCTCATAAAATCATTTACGTATAAAGAAGTAAAGAAATAGCTCTAGTACGGTAGTAATTTTTCCAATATTTATGCGATTTCTTTAAATATTATATAAACACCTCGATTAGATATACTTATAAATATAATGTATGTATATAAAAATATTTAATCAAATGTATGCATATAAAAACATTTAATCATGTGTAAAATAACCAGACATATTGATTGGTAAAACAATGTCATGATTTATATATAATGATGAAATAAAGCAATGATGTGTTATAATGTTGGCATGAGATGGGTAGTTTTTTTGGTAATTCCCTGGATTTGTTTAGCAACTATTTTTACATACGCCATTTTGATACTGGGTAGCAGTGTAGTTTCGTCTAGTGTTTACTTTCTCGGTATGCGTACTCCGCCAATTATGAATAAAGCTGCTCCTTTCTTTGGTGTAACATATCACGAGGTGGGTGATGCTATGAAACAGTGGGTGTTGGATGGGCGACATCCGGCTGTGACGGCTGGCGGAAATGATGACAATTATGACCCTCTTGCAGACGAAAATATGTTATATTTCTTGCCGAACGGCAATGTAGGTTATCGGCCAATTCCAGGTGCACGACCATTGCCAAACAGAAAACGCTGGTTCGAAAGTCCTATCGATCCAAATGCAGCTGTACAAGGAGGATTAGTGCGTTTTCCCATCAACCAAGCTTACGTTAGGATCACGAGTAAATATGGTGACCGGAGAACTGATACAGATTTCCACAATGGAATTGACATATCTATGTATTCAGGCACACCGCTTAGGCCTTTTGCAGGGGGTTTATCGCAAGTTGTCGCAGTTGGATACATGGAAGGGGGATATGGCCATTACGTTGTGCTCTCGCATGGTTCGGGGAATGATCGCGTGCTTACGCTTTATGCACATCTTTCAAGTGTACACGTTCAACCAGGCCAAGTGATCGGAGAAAATGATACTATCGGTTTATCCGGGAATACGGGTAATTCTACAGGGCCTCATCTTCACTTCGAGGTTATTCGTATGGGCGAAAATGGTATCCCGGTCAATATTTCACCATGTGAATTGCCAAGTTTTGCTGAGTCTGCACCTGAGGGTGCATGTTAAATTAACACTTTTTCAACGATGATTATAAAAAATCTATTTTATATTCTCGATCATAAAGGCGATAGGGATTCCACTTGGAGTAAGGAGATGCTGCATAGGAGGAATATAGTAAGCCTTACGTATCATATCTGGCAAAAGGCCTTCTTTGACACAGAAACTTATTTTTTCGGCTAGATTGGACCACTCTGATTCATCCTCAGGTTGTGTAATAGCATCCTCGAAGACCTTTTCAAAAATTGCGTCAATAACTTGTCTGTAATTTATTTTAACATCACACCCATCGATATGTTTTTCATTTTCAGGGTCTAAAAATAATATATTAATCATCGGCTCATCTTTAATCATTGCCAAATTAATTGGTACAAACTGAAGCGTGGTTGAACTTGTATTCGAAATCATTGCACGAATCATGTCAAGTGTATCTGTGACGAGAGGTATGTCCTCTTTTATCGTAATAATTCCAGGCATAAATACGTTACTCCTCACCCGTGAAAACTTCATTATATTTTAGATAATTTAGCGAAGTTTCTCGCCCAAATGGGCCAACATGTAGTTTTAACCTTGTGGTAAGAACTGTGAAATCATAATTATCTATTTTACCATGGGATAGAGTCGGTGATGGATCACCGATCTCAGGCCATAATTGGCCAAGGCCTTGCTTCCCAAACTCCATCCTATTATTCTTAAATATATCGTAAGTTATCGTCGCGTTGTACTTTATTTCAGCATATTCGTCTGAATTTAAATACATTTTATTCAATGTATCCGTAATTCCACCTACAAATAGAGAATAGCACCACATAAAATTCTGGATATTCAATGCTAGCATTAAGATATATACTAGGATAAGCACTGGCTCTAAGATGTAGGTAGATCCTGATCTTCTCCCAGATGATTTTTTATTACTCGGTTTTGATTGTATAGTTGGCGGAAGATCTTTGGATCTTTGTTCTTCCGAATGCTCTATGATTTCAATTCTTGGCGGCCAAATTTCACTAATCTTTGATATCAGTCTGACCACATGGAAGTGATTTTTATCTCTCATAGTACTTATTGTAGCAAGTTTTATCTGTCTTGTCGAGAGCAGAGGTAATATTTTGCAGGGAAACGCATGACATAATGCAGGTTTAAGAATGCGATGATTATTTGGGTATAACTCTCATCCGCACAAGCTTGAAAAGCTACCTAGACGAGCTGACACTCCCTCGCCGAGATCACGGCAAGCTATATCCGCTGAAGACCGTCATCATCATGGCCATTATTGCCATAATCGCTGGTGCAAATGAATGGGTGGCCATCGAGCGCCATTGCAGGCTCAAACGCGACTAGCTGGCCACGGTCCTCGATCTTTCTTGAGGCATCCTTTCGCATGACACCTTTCGGCGCATGTTCATCTTCTTGTTGTGCCAGACGACCTTTCAGCCCTGCTTTATCTGTTGGATGCAGGCGATCTTATGACTGAAACCCGAGAAGTGATCACCTTAGATGACAAGACCATCCGACGCAGCTACAACCGATAGAGTAGGCGGGCAGCTATCAAGATAGTCTGCGCCTGAACCAGCAGTGCCTGGCTGGTGCTGGCTAAGCGGTAAGTGCCGAGGGGAGCAATGAAATTGCTACAGTACCGGAGATCTTACAACAGTTGGTGCTGAAGGGTTGCATGGTGACTGCAAATACAGCTTATTACCAGACGTAGCATGCGCGGATCGTCGTGGAACATGGCGGTGATTATGTGTTCGCGCTGAATGACAATCAGGGACATCTATACGATGAA is part of the Candidatus Methylacidiphilales bacterium genome and harbors:
- a CDS encoding M23 family metallopeptidase gives rise to the protein MRWVVFLVIPWICLATIFTYAILILGSSVVSSSVYFLGMRTPPIMNKAAPFFGVTYHEVGDAMKQWVLDGRHPAVTAGGNDDNYDPLADENMLYFLPNGNVGYRPIPGARPLPNRKRWFESPIDPNAAVQGGLVRFPINQAYVRITSKYGDRRTDTDFHNGIDISMYSGTPLRPFAGGLSQVVAVGYMEGGYGHYVVLSHGSGNDRVLTLYAHLSSVHVQPGQVIGENDTIGLSGNTGNSTGPHLHFEVIRMGENGIPVNISPCELPSFAESAPEGAC
- a CDS encoding transposase family protein; protein product: MKSYLDELTLPRRDHGKLYPLKTVIIMAIIAIIAGANEWVAIERHCRLKRD